A DNA window from Vigna unguiculata cultivar IT97K-499-35 chromosome 10, ASM411807v1, whole genome shotgun sequence contains the following coding sequences:
- the LOC114166333 gene encoding uncharacterized protein LOC114166333 has product MIALKPIVHASLHAFHNAPPHTVRGSVWCVCKSQESDSEGSSAEGDAKSQELLARIAMLQTEKVRLTDFLEERSAYLSQFGEEAKAEFDKIGEDALKELDEAGARITANIESEMLAFEESTELNKLEIEESEKKIEEFEDQMQKDRNEGLFFKNLGQKELADKEKPKEEVEKIKDVKIENSENQTLKNVYLFFIGLLTFGIVDSVASSSGADWKRVSVLGGILVLLFSLFINEQNKDQKKD; this is encoded by the exons ATGATTGCCCTCAAGCCCATTGTTCACGCTTCCTTGCACGCGTTCCACAACGCGCCGCCCCACACCGTGAGAGGTTCCGTTTGGTGCGTTTGCAAGTCGCAGGAGTCCGATTCCGAGGGTTCCTCGGCGGAAGGAGATGCTAAGAGCCAAGAGCTTCTGGCACGAATCGCCATGCTTCAGACGGAGAAGGTTCGCCTCACCGATTTTCTGGAGGAGAGGTCTGCGTATTTGTCGCAGTTTGGGGAAGAGGCCAAAGCTGAGTTTGACAAGATCGGAGAAGATGCTCTCAAAGAGTTGGATGAAGCTGGTGCCAGA ATAACAGCAAACATAGAGAGCGAAATGCTAGCATTCGAGGAATCTACTGAACTTAACAAACTAGAGATTGAGgagagtgaaaagaaaatagaggAGTTCGAGGACCAAATGCAGAAGGACCGAAACGAAGGACTATTCTTTAAGAACCTTGGACAGAAGGAACTTGCTGATAAAGAAAAACCCAAGGAAGAGGTGGAAAAGATCAAAGATGTGAAAATAGAAAACAGTGAAAACCAAACCTTGAAAAATGTTTATCTCTTCTTTATTGGCCTGCTGACTTTTGGAATAGTTGATTCTGTTGCCTCATCTTCAGGTGCTGATTGGAAAAGAGTTTCAGTTCTTGGAGGTATTCTTGTGCTattgttttctttattcatCAATGAACAAAACAAGGACCAAAAGAAAGACTGA
- the LOC114165268 gene encoding uncharacterized protein LOC114165268, producing MVKIRYLIVDAHTSYNILLGRPSLNTLGAVVSTYHLAMKFPSASGDIITVHVDQLTARRCYVDSLRERQFEKVLEEAEIDLDPRVSSEERVEPIESTEEFHFDEHWYTHVSKTLVKTPEMWELLQRNVDLFVWSATNMPGIDPRVASHKLSIFREARPVAQKRRKMGGEKREAAKAEVQKLISVGFIKEATYTTWLANVVLVKKANGKWRMCTDYTDLNKACPKDMYPLPSIDRLVDGAAGHKVLSFLDAYSGYNQIPMYPPDKEKQCSSRRKLTSTMKSCLLA from the coding sequence ATGGTAAAAATTCGATACCTTATTGTTGATGCTCACacctcttataatattttgctaGGGAGACCCTCGTTGAATACGCTTGGTGCAGTAGTCTCCACAtatcacttggccatgaagtttccGTCAGCTTCAGGGGACATAATCACTGTGCACGTAGATCAGCTGACTGCTCGCAGATGCTATGTGGACAGTTTGAGAGAAAGACAGTTTGAGAAGGTCTTGGAGGAAGCGGAAATAGACTTGGATCCTCGGGTCAGCAGCGAGGAGAGGGTGGAACCAATTGAAAGTACGGAAGAATTCCATTTTGATGAGCATTGGTACACCCATGTCAGCAAGACACTTGTAAAGACCCCTGAGATGTGGGAATTATTACAAAGGAACGTTGATTTGTTCGTCTGGAGCGCGACCAACATGCCAGGCATTGACCCGAGAGTAGCCAGTCACAAACTGTCTATTTTTCGGGAAGCTCGGCCTGTTGCtcagaagagaagaaagatggGGGGAGAAAAAAGGGAGGCAGCCAAAGCGGAAGTACAGAAGCTAATTTCGGTAGGCTTCATCAAGGAGGCCACCTACACGACCTGGCTAGCCAACGTAGTGTTGGTAAAAAAGGcgaatggcaaatggcggatgtgtacAGACTACACCGACCTTAACAAGGCGTGCCCTAAAGACATGTACCCTCTCCCAAGTATCGACAGATTGGTAGACGGTGCAGCTGGACACAAGgtgcttagttttttggatgcatacTCTGGGTACAATCAGATCCCAATGTATCCTCCTGATAAAGAAAAACAGTGTTCATCACGGAGGAAGCTAACTTCTACTATgaagtcatgccttttggcctaa
- the LOC114165269 gene encoding uncharacterized protein LOC114165269, translating to MVGWSVELSEYHLRCEARGSIKGQCLVDFVNELTGDLDVREEGWILSVDGSSNTKGGGAGIVLQGPNDLVLEQASRFGFKPSNNQAEYEALIAGLTLAADMEADTVTCRIDSQLIVGHLDDTFQVKDSLLLRYFHVVQGMLNIFITTNVKHVDRYQNSIADLLSKLVTAKIKGQHHIVIHATLDRPTVTLTECNTTETVAQEDEEWMAPIIQFIQHGDTGGIDDPIMRRKASRFTLVGEELYKRGFSNPLLKCITNRQTQYIMEELHTGICGLHSGSRTMAAQVLRAGYYWPTVKEDCEKYVRKCAQCQQHDNMIHLKSEELHGITSLWPFAKWGMDILGPFNPGKGQVKFLLVAIDFFTNWIEAEPLALITAQQVQKFVWKNIVCRFGIPSIVITNNGRQFIDKGLAEFYKGLHIQHITSSVEHLQTNGQAEAANKVILRELKKRLGDTKGRWADELLEVLWTYRCTPQSTTQETPYFLAYGVDAMIPVEIGEPSLRRHLFNTRFNKESMLTSLDLVQEL from the coding sequence ATGGTTGGGTGGTCCGTAGAACTATCTGAGTATCATCTTCGATGTGAAGCCCGAGGGTCGATTAAGGGACAATGCCTGGTAGATTTTGTCAACGAATTAACAGGAGATCTTGACGTACGCGAGGAAGGCTGGATCCTGTCGGTGGATGGCTCCTCCAACACGAAAGGCGGGGGTGCTGGAATTGTTTTGCAAGGGCCGAATGATTTGGTACTCGAGCAAGCCTCGCGCTTTGGCTTTAAACCCTCTAACAATCAGGCAGAATATGAGGCATTAATAGCGGGGTTGACCCTCGCAGCAGACATGGAAGCAGATACGGTGACATGCCGAATTGATTCTCAGCTGATAGTAGGACACTTGGATGACACTTTCCAGGTAAAGGACTCCCTCCTATTACGATATTTTCACGTTGTGCAGGGCATGTTGAACATATTCATAACAACAAACGTAAAGCATGTTGATAGATACCAGAATTCCATAGCCGACTTGCTCTCGAAGTTGGTGACTGCCAAAATAAAGGGGCAACATCATATAGTGATCCATGCCACACTCGACCGTCCTACTGTAACCTTGACAGAATGCAATACTACTGAGACAGTCGCACAAGAGGATGAAGAGTGGATGGCTCCTATTATACAGTTCATTCAACATGGTGACACAGGCGGAATTGATGACCCTATCATGCGTAGAAAAGCTTCTCGATTCACTTTGGTTGGTGAAGAATTGTACAAACGAGGCTTCTCCAACCCTCTGTTAAAATGCATCACAAACCGCCAAACCCAGTATATTATGGAGGAGTTGCACACGGGGATTTGTGGCTTACATTCAGGATCTCGAACCATGGCAGCTCAGGTGTTACGAGCAGGATACTATTGGCCGACTGTAAAAGAAGACTGCGAGAAGTACGTAAGGAAATGCGCCCAATGCCAACAACACGATAACATGATACATCTCAAGTCAGAAGAGTTGCATGGTATTACCTCCCTTTGGCCTTTTGCCAAGTGGGGCATGGATATCCTAGGGCCCTTCAACCCAGGGAAAGGTCAGGTAAAGTTCCTGTTGGTGGCTATAGACTTCTTCACCAATTGGATTGAGGCGGAGCCACTGGCCCTGATCACGGCCCAGCAGGTACAAAAGTTTGTGTGGAAGAATATAGTGTGCAGGTTCGGCATACCAAGCATCGTCATAACAAATAATGGTAGACAGTTCATCGACAAGGGGCTAGCCGAGTTCTATAAGGGACTCCATATCCAACATATTACCAGCTCGGTCGAGCACCTACAAACAAATGGGCAAGCCGAAGCAGCAAACAAGGTCATACTGCGAGAGCTTAAGAAGAGGCTGGGAGATACCAAAGGAAGGTGGGCTGACGAGTTATTAGAGGTCCTATGGACATATCGTTGCACCCCGCAGTCAACAACACAGGAGACACCCTACTTCTTAGCCTATGGAGTAGACGCAATGATCCCGGTCGAGATTGGGGAGCCCTCTTTACGAAGGCATTTGTTCAACACACGTTTTAATAAAGAAAGTATGCTAACAAGCCTAGACCTGGTTCAAGAGCTCTGA